A genomic region of Serinus canaria isolate serCan28SL12 chromosome 1A, serCan2020, whole genome shotgun sequence contains the following coding sequences:
- the MYF5 gene encoding myogenic factor 5, with protein MEVMDSCKFSPSELFYDSSCLSSPEGEFPEDFEPRDLPPFSAHEAPEPACSEEEEHVRAPTGHHQAGHCLMWACKACKRKSTTMDRRKAATMRERRRLKKVNQAFETLKRCTTANPNQRLPKVEILRNAIKYIESLQELLREQVENYYHLPGQSCSEPTSPTSSCSDGMADCGSPVWSARGSSFDAVYCAEMAHGYAADQSSSLSSLDCLSSIVDRLSPAEEPGLSLGDADSLSPSASIDSGPETPGTPLPRRTYQAL; from the exons atggaggtgaTGGACAGCTGCAAGTTCTCCCCGTCCGAGCTCTTCTAtgacagctcctgcctctcctccccgGAGGGCGAGTTCCCCGAGGATTTTGAGCCCAGGGATCTGCCTCCTTTCAGCGCCCACGAGGCCCCCGAGCCCGCCTGCTCCGAGGAAGAGGAGCATGTCCGAGCCCCCACTGGCCACCACCAAGCTGGTCACTGCCTCATGTGGGCTTGCAAAGCCTGTAAAAGAAAATCCACCACAATGGACCGGCGGAAGGCAGCCACCATGAGGGAGCGGAGAAGGCTGAAGAAAGTGAACCAGGCTTTTGAGACCCTGAAGAGATGCACCACTGCCAACCCCAACCAAAGACTCCCCAAAGTAGAGATCCTGAGAAACGCCATCAAATACATCGAGAGCCTCCAGGAGCTCTTGAGGGAACAAGTTGAAAACTACTATCACCTGCCGGGACAGAGTTGCTCCGAACCGACCAGCCCCACTTCCAGCTGCTCCGATGGGATG GCCGACTGTGGCAGCCCCGTTTGGTCGGCGAGAGGCAGCAGCTTCGACGCCGTCTACTGCGCCGAGATGGCCCACG GGTACGCCGCCgatcagagcagctccctgtccagcctggactGCCTCTCCAGCATCGTGGACCGTCTCTCCCCGGCGGAGGAACCAGGGCTGTCCCTCGGCGACGCCGACTCCCTCTCGCCCAGCGCCAGCATCGACTCGGGGCCGGAGACGCCTGGGACGCCGCTGCCCCGACGGACCTACCAGGCGCTATGA